A region of Bacteroidota bacterium DNA encodes the following proteins:
- a CDS encoding DUF4433 domain-containing protein, with product MGKVSIPKDPLIFRIIHKDNLDYMLQSGKLVTSSHPDHDPNYKPIGETTLIQSRKAKPIIIGGKNCGTLGDYIPFFFGQRPVMLYAIQEGYYVQKLPPQEIVYIVSSLDKLKQFRCKYLFTDGHAYTELSQFFDNDADLNNIDWSTVYSNKWNNTPSDPDRKRRKQAECLIKYEIPIDALIFFVVYNKSCKSFVDNLLITNGRFQKLTY from the coding sequence GTGGGTAAAGTTAGCATCCCGAAAGATCCACTGATATTTAGAATTATCCACAAAGATAATTTGGATTATATGTTGCAATCGGGAAAATTAGTTACTTCGTCTCATCCTGATCATGATCCAAACTATAAGCCGATTGGCGAAACAACCTTAATACAAAGTCGGAAAGCAAAGCCAATCATTATCGGCGGAAAAAATTGCGGAACTTTAGGAGATTACATTCCTTTCTTTTTCGGTCAGCGTCCTGTGATGTTGTATGCTATACAAGAAGGATATTATGTTCAAAAATTACCACCACAAGAAATAGTTTATATTGTAAGCTCCTTGGACAAGTTAAAACAATTTAGATGCAAATATCTTTTTACAGATGGTCATGCATATACTGAATTATCTCAATTTTTTGATAATGATGCAGATTTAAATAATATTGATTGGTCAACTGTGTACAGTAATAAATGGAACAACACACCATCAGACCCCGATAGAAAAAGAAGAAAACAAGCTGAATGTTTAATTAAGTATGAAATACCGATAGATGCTTTGATCTTTTTTGTAGTTTATAATAAGTCGTGTAAATCGTTTGTTGATAATTTGCTAATTACTAATGGGCGGTTCCAAAAATTGACTTATTGA